A window of the Brassica oleracea var. oleracea cultivar TO1000 chromosome C1, BOL, whole genome shotgun sequence genome harbors these coding sequences:
- the LOC106327497 gene encoding receptor-like protein 12, translated as MHSCCARKIIVWSLCLIFSLSHSILVCGSSPPKHLCRQDQRNALWEFKSEFPLSGMAADEKTQTWRNNSDCCSWDGITCDPKTGNVAELNLWGSSLNGPLRSSSGLFKLQHLQILDLSSNNLAGILPDSIGDLKYLRVLGLSGCNLFGKLPSSLGNLSDLTVLELDGNGFTGELPVSLGNLKQLTKLLVASSKLSGNFHHALLNLTELTAINLVSNQLEGTLPSNMSSLSKLEYFDIGSNLFSGFVPSSLFMIPSLIHLKLERNHFNSLLEIGNISSPSKLQTLSLGGNRLSGPIPGFISKLVELSSLDLSFWDTLRGDVDLSIFLHLKSLTSLDISTLNTRSIVDMSLFSHFESLSILSLSRNTVKFSSTLHLVSPIGSLAVASCNISEFPKFLRTQTSLFYLDISQNQIKGQVPAWLWSLPGLAYVDFSLNSFTGFDGPADVFQRNEIYLLDISSNAFQDPFPLLPKSITFLSASDNQFSGEILKTICELDSLETLVLSNNNFSGSIPRCFEKFNTKLTVLHLQNNRLSGEFPEESVSIGLISLDVGHNQLSGEFPKSLMNCTGLEFLNVEENKFNDTFPFWLRVLPGLQFLVLRSNEFHGPIYSPEGSINFPKLRIFDISKNLFSGALPSDYFSGWSEMSSGVYTPDNKQKRFIGIGFSNYVKSVVLANKGLEMKLLGTSFNIYKSIDVSGNRFKGEIPKSIGLLKEMIVLNMSNNAFIGHIPPSLSNLTNLQSLDLSRNRLSGKIPPELGKLTFLAWMNFSYNNLEGPIPQGTQIQSQDSSSFLQNPGLCGAPLLKTCSGGEEATINKDKEEDQVLSWIAAGIAYVPGVFCGFIIGHILTSYRHDWFKRIFHYFF; from the coding sequence ATGCATTCTTGTTGTGCGAGGAAGATAATAGTATGGAGCTTGTGTTTAATATTTTCTCTTTCTCACTCAATACTTGTTTGCGGTTCTTCACCTCCTAAGCACTTGTGCCGTCAAGACCAGAGGAATGCGCTTTGGGAGTTCAAGAGTGAGTTCCCTCTCAGTGGGATGGCTGCCGACGAGAAGACACAGACCTGGAGAAACAACAGTGATTGCTGTTCTTGGGATGGTATCACTTGTGATCCTAAGACGGGCAATGTTGCTGAGTTAAATCTCTGGGGCAGTTCTCTCAATGGCCCTTTAAGATCTAGTAGTGGTCTGTTTAAACTACAGCATCTTCAGATCCTCGATCTTAGCTCCAATAATCTTGCCGGCATTCTACCAGATTCCATCGGCGACCTCAAATATCTGAGGGTTTTGGGACTTTCTGGATGCAATTTATTTGGAAAGCTTCCTTCATCGCTCGGAAATCTTTCTGATCTCACTGTTCTTGAACTTGATGGTAATGGTTTCACCGGTGAACTACCAGTTTCACTCGGCAACTTAAAACAACTAACAAAGTTGCTAGTTGCATCGAGCAAGCTCAGCGGGAACTTTCATCATGCGTTACTCAATTTGACCGAGCTCACTGCGATCAACCTTGTTTCCAACCAGCTGGAAGGTACGCTCCCATCTAACATGAGTAGCCTCTCCAAACTGGAGTACTTTGATATTGGTTCGAATTTATTTTCTGGATTTGTTCCGTCGTCTCTTTTCATGATCCCTTCGTTGATCCATCTTAAACTGGAAAGGAATCATTTCAACAGTCTCCTTGAGATTGGGAATATCTCTTCACCATCTAAACTTCAAACTTTAAGCCTTGGAGGAAACAGGCTCAGTGGGCCAATCCCGGGATTTATATCAAAACTAGTCGAGCTCTCTTCTCTCGACCTCTCTTTTTGGGACACACTCAGGGGCGATGTCGATCTCAGCATCTTCTTGCATCTCAAGTCACTTACGTCCCTTGACATCTCCACTCTTAATACAAGAAGTATTGTCGACATGAGTCTCTTCTCGCATTTCGAGTCACTAAGCATACTAAGTCTTTCACGAAATACTGTGAAGTTCAGTTCAACTCTCCATCTGGTCTCACCCATTGGATCATTGGCTGTAGCATCCTGCAATATTTCTGAGTTCCCCAAGTTTCTACGAACGCAAACCAGTTTGTTCTACTTAGATATTTCTCAGAATCAAATAAAAGGGCAAGTACCAGCGTGGTTATGGAGTCTCCCAGGATTAGCGTATGTAGACTTTTCTCTGAATTCATTTACTGGTTTTGATGGACCAGCGGATGTTTTTCAAAGAAATGAAATATATTTGCTTGATATAAGTTCGAACGCTTTTCAGGATCCATTTCCTTTGTTGCCAAAATCAATAACGTTTCTTTCAGCCTCCGATAATCAGTTTTCAGGTGAGATTCTGAAGACAATTTGCGAACTGGATTCTCTTGAAACACTTGTTTTATCCAACAACAACTTCAGCGGTTCTATACCTCGGTGTTTTGAGAAGTTCAATACAAAGCTTACCGTCTTGCATCTTCAGAATAACAGACTCTCTGGTGAATTTCCAGAGGAATCTGTTAGCATCGGCTTGATTTCACTAGACGTTGGTCACAATCAGTTATCAGGAGAATTTCCTAAGTCTCTGATGAACTGCACTGGCCTCGAGTTTCTGAATGTTGAAGAAAACAAGTTCAATGACACGTTTCCTTTCTGGTTGAGAGTGTTGCCTGGTTTGCAGTTTCTTGTCCTTCGTTCAAACGAGTTCCATGGGCCAATATATTCTCCAGAAGGTTCTATTAATTTCCCCAAGCTGAGAATCTTTGACATTTCTAAAAATCTCTTCTCTGGAGCCTTGCCATCAGATTACTTCTCTGGTTGGAGTGAAATGTCATCTGGTGTATACACTCCAGATAACAAGCAGAAAAGGTTTATAGGAATTGGCTTCTCAAACTATGTTAAGTCGGTGGTCCTGGCTAACAAAGGTTTGGAGATGAAGTTGCTTGGTACTAGTTTCAATATCTACAAAAGCATCGATGTTTCAGGAAACAGATTCAAAGGAGAAATCCCCAAATCCATCGGTTTACTCAAGGAGATGATTGTGCTCAACATGTCAAACAACGCTTTCATAGGCCATATTCCACCATCTCTGTCGAACTTGACCAATCTCCAATCACTGGATCTATCCAGAAATAGATTATCCGGAAAAATCCCACCGGAGCTCGGTAAACTTACGTTTCTAGCTTGGATGAACTTCTCTTACAACAACCTCGAAGGTCCAATACCACAAGGCACTCAAATTCAAAGCCAGGATAGTTCTTCATTCCTACAGAACCCTGGGCTATGCGGTGCTCCTCTTCTGAAAACCTGCAGTGGAGGAGAAGAAGCTACAATAAACAAAGATAAAGAAGAAGATCAAGTATTGAGCTGGATTGCAGCTGGAATAGCCTATGTACCTGGTGTATTCTGTGGATTCATTATCGGGCATATTCTGACTTCATACAGACATGACTGGTTCAAAAGGATCTTTCACTATTTTTTTTAA